TCATCACCACCATCCAGTACTACATCACCGTCGAATGAGTGTGAGTCAATCAGGAGGGTATCTGATCCGGAGCCGCCTCGAACTTCGTTGCTGATGCCCTCATCCCAATAGATATAATCATCACCATTACCGGCATCCAGGTAATTAAAAATAAAACCTCCATCCAGGGTAATGGTATCGTTTCCATCACCTCCCCAAACATGGAAAGACAGCCCATCGAGTAGGATCAGGTTGTCATCGCCCTCGCCTCCATGAATGCCGCCTCCCTCCAGATAATCTCCAACATCACTGGAACGCTCATCGAGGGTTATCGTATCGTTACCAGCGCCGCCATTGACAAACAAATTGACTATGCCGCCGGTAATATTTATTTCATCATTTCCCTCACCGGCAAGTACATTTTCTGCCGTTCCTCCATTCAGGGTGATGGTGTCGTTGCCGGCGAAGGTTTCTATATCTGCGCCATTGGGGTCATTATCTTCATCACAAGTGATTTGATCTGCGCTGGCAGTACCGCTATTACCTGGGTTGCATTGCGCAATAGATTTATTGCAAAAAATAAGCACAAGAGGAATTACCAAGGTGAGTTGTACCAGCCTTACGAGCAATGCCGGGTGTCCAATTTTATGGATAGACACAGTTATTCCTTTTATCGTGCCAAATATTTACAGTAAATGTTTGCGATTTAACCGCACGGTTCTAGTTGGGCGAAATACAATTCATGTATTCACAGGCTTTAGAAACTGGCTTCTATTCTCACCCAACTTTAAAAATCATTCCCATAAACTAGAATTTAGTGCCGACGCCAAAATTTATGACCCAAGGGTTGTAGTCAAAATGGGCGTAAAGGCGATCTCTGCCCAGTTCTGTGGGAAAATCGATAGTGGCATCAGTATCCGCTAGGTAATAAACCGTGGATAAATTAAGCAGGACCGGATAGCGCCAATCTCGGAAGTCTAGGCTGTAGTCCAAGCCAGCCTGTAGCCCCCAATCCCAGGAGTGTCCCATATTAAATGATCCTGGTGCGACCGAGAGCCCAGAGTCCAACAGGTACTCGTTAAACTGGCGGCTGATTTCAACCGTGTGGAAGTTGGTGTAATTTATTCCCGCGCCTATATAAGGTCGTGTACGATAGGAGGGGTCCATGAAGTACCAGTTGCCAAACACCATGGTTGTAGTGGTACTAAAGTCGCCCAGCTGGATTTGGTTTCGCCCGACGTTGCCGGTGAAGTTATCCAGTTTTGTACCGTAGTTGGCGCCATTAATATGCATCAACTCAACACCCCAACGGTCGCTGGGACGCCAGACCCCCGATATTTGCCAGGCGTGAGCGGTATCGATCTGCCAGCTGCTGTTATATAAATCCCACTGCTGTAAAACCCGATACTTTAGCGCTGTGCCCTCGTCATTTGGTTGAACGTAAGTTAATCCGAAGCGAACAATAAATTCCCCCCACTCGATATCACGCCAATCATCCTGGGCATGAGTTGACAATGTTGAGAGAGTAAAAATCAGGGTAATAATTCCTTTGCTAAATCCTTTTGCGATCATCGCGATATCCATCTCTGAAAATCCAGGTACAGGCAAAACTACTTAATTGCCATAGGGAGGTGTAAATAAATACCGGCAATACATGGGCCAAGTACCCCAAAAAGTAGCAGGGTTGAGAAAGCTCGCAGTAAATTTTTCAAATTTTGAGGACTAAATTATTCAACAGGCATGATGTCAGGGGAGTGCTAGAGATATGACTTTGGGGGAAGCCAATATCTCTGGAAGATTGGGGTGAGAGGGGGAAATTGAGGGTTAAGAAAGTTTCCCCAGGGGCACCTTTTCCAGGTTGCGTGCATACTCCAGGAATTTCTGTGCGGCGGGAGACAGCGGACGTGACTTGCGTCGGGCTAAATACCAGTGGGTAACAATAGGAAGCTCCTCAATATCGAGAATCGATAAACCTGCACGCCCGCCAAATGCCAGGGTATGCTCCGATAATATTGAGACCCCGAGGCCGGACATAACCGCGTGCTTAATGGCTTCATTACTCTCAATAGTCATTCGGAGCTTGAGGTCTACATTGCGTTTACGCAGGAACTGTTCAATGGCATGGCGTGTACCGGAACCCTCTTCCCGATGCAGGAACTGACAGCCTGCAAATTCTTGCAGGGAGATTTTCTTGCGGGAGGCCAGTGGGTGCTTCTCAGGCGCTATCGCCAGTAAGCGGTTGGGTAAAAACTCCACCAGCTCCAGGTCCTGGCTTTTGGGGGGATGACTGAAAACGTAGAAATCATCTTCATCCTCACCGGTGTAATCAATAATCTGTTGGCGGTTGCCCACCCTGAAATGGATATCCAGTCGCGGATGCTGCTGATAAAACTCCCCAATCAGGTGAGGGATAAAGTATTTGGCGGTGGTCACTACTGCCAGCTGTAGGCTGCCGGTATCCAACCCTCGTAATTGGGCCAGTTTTAGGTCCAGATACTCGTAACTCTTCAGAATCTCCCTGGCACTTTCTACCAGGGTTTGCCCGGCCTCCGTAAATTGCAGTTGCCTGCCCACCGAGTAATAGAGAGGTAGACCCACCGCATCGGAGAGTTTGGCCAGCTGCATCGATACGCTTGGCTGGGTTAGGTGCAGCTTTCTGGCTGCGGCGCTGATATTGCCCAACTCATAGACACAGAGCAGGATCTCCAGTTGTCGAACGGTTCCAATGCGGGCATGGGCACGAGTTAAGGGCACAAAATCACCTATATAGGTTTTGGTTTATAGTTTACATAATAAATATCTATTTTTATCTATCAATAGCAATTCCGATAATGCGTCAATTTCAATAACCAGTGGGGGCATTATCAATGCAGAGATCACAACTCTTCTTTGGCGTGGTTGTCGGCTTGTTAGTTTTAAGCACAGGCTTATCAGTAAACCTTGCCGGTATGAACGGGGTTCCCTTGATGGCTGTAGGCCTAGTGGTGGTTCTGGCCAATGCTGCTTACTGGCTGATGGCGCAGCAAACCCCAAAACGCATACGGATCTCCAATAATCGCTCCAGACAGCGCCGGGGACAGCGATAGAGATGCAGTTGGATATTGTTGTTGGTTTCTTTCTGCTGGGCGCCTTTGCCCAGCTGGTTCGCAGTGACCTGCGTTTACCCAAAGGTCTTTACCAGAGCTGCGTTATCTTCCTGCTAATCGCCATCGGCCTAAAAGGTGGTGCTGCTTTAAGTGCGTATTCCGCTGCCACCCTGGTTCCCCAGTCCCTGGCGGTGGTGGCTTTTGGTGCTCTATTACCCCTGGTGGCTTTCCCTATCTTGCGCTGGATTGGCAAGTGGTCACGTGTGGATGCGGCGGCAACGGCGGCGCATTATGGGTCTGTTAGTGTTGCCACCTACGCGGTGGCTGTGGCCCTGCTACAGTCACAGAATATTGAATACGAAGCGTATTTCCCTCTGTTTGTAGCGCTTCTTGAAGTCCCGGCAATCATTGTCGGCATGCTGTTGGCGCGGCAATCGATGGGCAGTTCGAGCAAGCGCCGGGTGTTTCACGAGGTCACCTGCAACCAGGGAGTACTGTTGCTCCTGGGGGGAATCGTTATCGGAGCATGGGCTGGAGAGCGCACCGCTTCAGTAATGCCTTTGTTTGGGACCCTGTTTCATGGCATATTGGCGCTCTTTCTGCTGGAAATGGGGCGTGTCGCTGCGGCGCGGTTGGCCGATGTTAGAGGGCAGGGTGCTTTCCTGCTCAGCTTCGGCATTTTTATGCCGCTGATTGGCGGAGCCGCTGGCGGTATCTTGGGGAGTTTGTTGGGTTTGTCGCCTGGTGGTATCTTTCTGCTCGCGGTGCTCGGTAGCAGTGCCTCTTATATCGCTGTGCCTGCGGCTATGTCCGTTGCCCTGCCGCAGGCCAATGCTAGTGTGTCCATCACTTTGTCCCTGGCAGTTACCTTTCCTTTCAATGTGCTGGTGGCGATTCCCGTCTATCTGGCGCTCGTTCAATATTGGAGTTAATCGCAAGTGAAGCCGATTCCCTTTGAAAAAGTCACTATCGTAATGGGTTCCCGCTCAGATTGGGCCACCATGAGCAACGCGACTAAGCCTCTGGAAGAGCTCGAAGTTCCCTTTGCTACTGCTGTGGTTTCGGCCCACAGAACTCCCCAGCGTATGGTTGAATTTGCCAGCCGTGCCCACGAATCCGGTACCGAAGTGATTATTGCCGGCGCCGGCGGCTCCGCCCACCTGCCGGGTATGATCGCTGCTTTGACTCCCCTGCCGGTGATTGCAGTGCCGGTTGAGAGCCGTTTTATGACGGGTATGGACAGCTTGTTATCCATTGTGCAGATGCCTCGCGGTGTGGCGGTAGCAACCCAGGCGGTCGGTGCTTCCGGTGCCTACAATGCAGGTTTGATGGCTGCGCAGATGTTGTCTTTGGCTGATGCGGAATTGCAGAAGCGCCTGATCGCCTGGCGTGAGCGTCAGACCGAGCAAGTCCCGATCACGGTTGAGTGATAGGAGATCGTTGTGAGTAAGAGACGAGTTGCCATTATTGGCTGTGGGCAGTTGGCACAGATGATGGCTCAAGAGGGGCAGCCCCTCGGAGTGGAGTTCAGTTTCCTGGCTGAGAACGGTGAAAACACCGACTGTGTGAAGGGGCTGGGGACTATCGTGGAGATGGAACCGGGACAGGACCCTGAGGCCTTGTATCAGGCACTGGGGCGCCCGGAAGTGATCACCAGTGAGAGGGAGCAAGTGAGTGTGGACTTGCTGCGCTCTTTTCAGCCCTTCTGTCCGGTATATCCGGACCCGCATATTACAGAGAAGGCCCAGCACCGCTTGCGTGAGAAGCGAGCACTCACAGACTCTGGCCTGCCTGTTGCACCTTTCGCAGCAGCACAGGGTGAAAAAGAGCTGCGGGAAGCGGTCGACCAACTGGGATATCCGGCGTTTATTAAGAGCTGTGAAAATGGCTACGACGGCAAGAACCAATGGTGTGTGAAGAGTGCTGCAGACTTGGATGCTGCCATTCCCCAAGCTGGAGATCAGGAGTGTGTGGTTGAGGCGGGGGTGAATTTCGCCTGTGAAGTTTCCATTATCGGCGCTCGCTCGGCATCCGGTGAAATCAAAGCCTATCCGCTGACGGAAAACCGCCACCGCAATGGCACCTTACTGCTGTCCACCGCTCCCTACGACAACCCGGAGTTGCTCAAGGCCGCAGAGGGTTACCTGGCGACCCTGTTGAAGGACTGGGACTATGTGGGTGTATTGGCCGTTGAGTGTTTTGTCAGTGAGAGCGGCCTGATTGTCAACGAAGTGGCACCGCGAGTTCACAACAGCGGTCACTGGACCTTTGTCGGCCCTGAGGCCAGCCAATTTGCCAATCATATCCGCGCGATACTGGATATGCCCCTGGGCGATACTGCCTGCCCGGTGCCAGTTGCGATGGTCAATATGTTGGGGGTTGATGTAGCTCCAAAGCAGGATAACGATGGTGTTTGGCTGTACGGCAAAGCACTTCGCCCTGGGCGCAAAATGGGTCATGTCATTTTACAGGACCCGGATATGGATCAGTTGCGTGAACGCAGTGAGAAGATGATCGAAGAGCTTTACGGCGAAAAGATTTAGTCCTTACTGAATATTGCGCATCGGGTTCTTGAACTTGATCTTGGAGCCGGTACCTCGCCACATGGGAGTGCCGGCCCGGTAGGCTGCCCGGGCAATCATATGTACACCGATTGGAACTGTCAGTAATAAGAATAAGATGGCAGCAATGGCCCTGGCGGTCACCTGGGCATCGCTAAAGAGAATTGCTACGCCCGCCAGTAATAACCCACAACATACCGTAGCCCCTTTTCCCGATGTACTCATTCGAGTGTAAAAGTCCGGCATTCGCAGCAAGCCCAAAGCGGCGCTGAACCCAAAAAAACTGCCCACCAGAATTATCAAAGCGATAAAAATTTCATCAAATGTCATCACGACCCCTATGGCTGTGGGTGACTGTGCGCGAGCCGCTTTTTTCAATAAAGCGGGCAAAGGCCACACTCACTAAAAATGCGACCAGGGCCAGGGCGATGGCAGCGTCCAGGTACACGGGTTGTCCCGAGGCGATTGCCAGTAGTGCACAGTAGGCCACGGCCAAAATGTTGAGAACATCCAGGGCGACAACCCTGTCCGCTAAGGTGGGGCCCAAAGCGATACGCAGGAAGCACATTACCAGGGCGAGTAATAATAGAAAGGAGGCAATATTGATTGCTACTGTGACCAGTGGTGAATGAATATCGATAATTGTGAGAAACATCAGGAAACCGCCTCCTTAACCCGTTTCTCAAACCCCTCTCTAATCTCTTCGCGAAAGGTGTCTGGATCACTGACAAACATAGTATGTACGATTAAGGCATCATTATTGGGGGTGACGTCCAATACCATCGTACCCGGTGTCAGCGAAATTAAGTTGGTAAGAATAAAAATCTGGTTTCTATCGAGTCTCTCCATGGGTAGTCGTACGACCAGGGGCCGGCTTTGTAAGCGGGGCGAAAAAACTTCGTAGGCGGCACGCAGGCTGGATAATACTAGCTCCTCGAGAAAGAAAAAAATAAATGAGCCAAGCGCGGCAGGCGGGTAAAGTAGGTTTGTGCCCCAGGCAGTATGGGAGATACTCGAAGTGCCAAAAAACCGATCAAAAAGCCAAAGAAAAAGTTCGCCATGGAAGCATTTCCCGTCAGCGCAGACCAACTGATGGCGAGCAGCAAATTTAATAGAAAAATACGCATTTCTATTCAGTTATCCGTAATTGAATGAACAATACCTGGCAACACTGCGTTCAGGTAATCATCAGGCTCCAATAACTCTCCGGCAGCACCCAGGGAGTACTCTATAAAAGGTTCAGGAACAAATCCCAAGGTCAAGGTGATAAGTGCGAGCAATATGACTGGAAGCAGCCGCTGGAAGCGCTCCGCACCACTTAAGCTGTATAAATTCTTGCAATGCTCCTCGGGGTGGGGTTTCCAGAATGCTTCCGCCCATATCTTGCTCATTGAAAATAGAGTCAGTGCCCCGGTAATTAATGCGACAGCAGCAACGATATAGGCGGCCTGGTCCAGGCTAGCCTTGACCAATAGCAGTTTTGCCCAAAAACCTGATAGTGGAGGAAATCCAGCCAAGCTGAATGCGGCTATAAAAAATAATGTCGATAGAAACGGACTGGACCGATATAAACCGCCAATCTCATTCAATTCATAACTGCCTGTGAGGCGCTGAGCAGTACCACTGATCAGGAATAAGTTCGTTTTTGCCACAATGTTGTGGACCATATAGAAAACAGATCCGGCCAGTGCCAGGGGGCTGTTCAGAGCTAGCCCCAAGACCAGGAATCCAATCTGGCTGATGATATGAAATGCAAGTATTTTCCGAAATTCATAATGTGCCGCAGCGCCCAACACACCTGTCAGCATGGTGAGCAATGCTGCCCATAATAAAATATCCCGGGTGAACTCAAGATCATTGGGAAATATTAAAGTAAAGGTGCGAATAAGCGCGTAGACGCCGACCTTAGTCAATAGACCGGCAAATACAGCGGTAACGGCGACCGGCGGAACATGGTATGAAGCGGGCAACCAAAAAAACAGGGGAAATATTGCCGCCTTGATCCCAAAAGCACAGATAAATATAACTGCCAATGTTGAAATCGCGACAGGATTTTGCACCTCTGCCAGGGAAATATGCAGCTGAGCCATATTCAGGGTGCCAGTGAGCCCATAAAGGAGCCCGATAGAGGTCAGCATCAACAGTGTGGATACCAGATTTAACGCTACATATTTAATACCGCCATCCAGTTGTATTTTCTCACCACCGAGTACCAGTAGAGCGAAAGAGGCAATTAACATTACCTCAAACCACACATATAAATTGAATAAATCACCAGTGATAAAGCTACCGCTGACGCCCGCTAAAAGCAGCTGGAAGAAGCTGTGAAATCCCATCTTCACACGTTTTTCACTGATGTCTGATATTGCAAATAGTGAGACACATAATCCCACAATGGCACTGATCAACAGCATTACCGCACTGAGCCGATCGGCGACCAATGTGATTCCGAAGGGAGCTTGCCAGTCTCCCATTTGCCCAGCTTGAGGGCCCTGGCTTTCTACCAGGACAAGAATATAAAGGTTAATGCAAAGGGCGGTGAGGCATCCCAATATAGAAATGGCAGAGCAAAGATATTGACGGCCGCGTGCGGGAAATGTAATTAACGCCGTGGCGATAGGGATTAAGAATGGCAGGGCCAATAACCAACTCAAGGGGCTTTCTTCCTCTTGGGCTTAACTGGTTCAGCAATTCTCATACTATCCACATCTAATGTACCCAGCTCCCGGTAAGCTTGTGCAATTAGTGCCAGGGCAAAAGCCAGCAAGCCAAAGCCAATTACGATTGCGGTTAGGATCAGGGCCTGGGGTAGGGGATTGGCAACGATAATTTGCGGGGCTTCCTGGCCCTTGGGGACCAGCGGTGGCGAGGCGCGGGTCAGTCGTCCGGCGATAAAAATTGCCAAATTGGCGGCATTGCTGATCAGTACCAAGCCAAACAGGTAGTGTAACAGGTGGCGGGCCAGCATAAGGTAAACGCCGGTAGCTATCAGGATGCCGACGACAACGGCGAGTGGAGCTTCCATTTTAGCTGGCCTCTTCCAGTGCGAAAATCAGTGTGAGAACGGCTCCGAGTACTGTTAGGTAAACTCCAATATCAAAAAATAAAACATTGCTGATAATAATTCCGCCAGTTTCCTTGCTCCCTACCATGGCAAACCACTGTCCGGAAAAGGGGCCATCTCCCCAAAATAGAGCCATTAATCCAGATAACCCGGCAATGACAACTCCCCAGGCGGCGAGGGTCCCTGGAGGTATACGCAGAGCACTTTGTGCAGCCTCCATCCCCCAAGCCATAGCAAACAGGGCAAAAGCAGAAGCGGCAATTAATCCAGCAATAAATCCGCCTCCGGGATAATTGTGTCCACGTAACAGCATATAAATGGAGAAGACCAAGATCAGGGCTACCAACACACGGGTCGCTGTCTGTAGGATAATAGAATTCACTGCTTGCCCCGTCTTAAATGATGACCGAGTAAGGTCACCGCAGCGACAGCTGCGGTGAACACCACAATAATCTCCCCGAAAGTATCCAGGGCCCGGAAGTCCACCAGAATGACATTGACAATATTGCGCCCATGGGCCTCGGGTACTGCAGCCTCCTTGTAAAATTCACTCACAGGGCTCTCGAATGGGGTTTGCAGGACTACCAAAATACTGATAGTAAATAAAAGGCCGACTGTGGCACCCAGCAGTGCATCCCTGGGACGGAAGCCTTCCTTCTTACCGGGAGTAAATACGGGCAGGCGTGGAAGAATCGCAGCAATTAATACCAGATACAGCGTTTCTACCAGAATCTGTGTAATGGCTACATCCGGTGCGCCAAAGAAAAGATAAATTAGTGCTATACCCACACCGAGAGCGCCGAGTGCGCAAATGGCGGTCAGAGGTTTACGCGCAATGCCCGCAGTAAAGGTGCCTCCTACCGTCAGCAGTATGGCTGCCCACTCTTTTAAATTGAGGCGTGGTGCAGTGTACTCCAGTGAGAAGTGGCCGGTATGTATAAAGGCATAAATTAAAGCCATCGAGAGAGTAACAAAAATAACAGTGAGATAACGCCGCATAATTCCATTTTGCAATATACGTGTTTGTAGCGCGGCAAAAGCTTTTAATAGTTCTAAGGATTTATCCCATAGTAAATCGGCACTAGTTGGCGCATGGGTAAAATCCCAGTTTAACCAAGCTCGCATACGTTTGAGATTGACATACATAATCACCCCGAGCACAAAAGTAAGAATGCTCATCAGGAGCGGAATGTTAATACCGTGCCAGAGTTTTAGGTCGATGGTTTCTGGAAGTCCGAGTATCGCTGTGAGAGCCGGTTCCACCAGTCCGCCACCGACTAAGTCCGGGGCTAGGCCAAATGTGAGGCCGAAAGCGCTTAAAACTATTGGGCTTATCCACAAACCGGGAGGTGCGCTTCGAATACGGCTGGCATCTTTGGCTAGAGGACCAAAGAAGGGTTTGATGGCCACCATACCGGCTACTGTCACCGTTACCGCATTGGCAAAAATTGCTGCTGTGCCCACCAATGCGGGCTCTGAAGCTACCGCCAAGGCACCTTCATATTTCAGTTCTTTGCCAATAAATCCAAGGAACGGCGGGAACCCTGCCATGGATAGGGCTGAAGCCAGCGCTGCGATAAACGCAAAGGGCAATAATTTCGCCAGGCCGTGTAGCTTGGTTAAATCCCGGGTGCCGGTCTGCCGATCGATAATACCCACCACCATAAACAGTGCAGCTTTGTAAAAAGAGTGAACCAGCAAGAAAGTAATTGCAGCGGCGACGGCAGCTGAAGCATCAGAACCCAGAAACATGGTGATAGTGCCGAGAGCGATTACGGTGGTATAGGCGAGGGCCCGTTTCAGGTCTGTTTGACGCAGGGCAGCCACTGCCGCTACTGCGGCAGTGGCAATACCGGTGCAGGTTAAAATCCACTCCCAGTATTCAGTGTGGGCCAGTACCGGATGTAGGCGCGCAAGAAGGTAAATGCCGGCTTTGACCATAGTGGCCGAGT
This DNA window, taken from Microbulbifer sp. VAAF005, encodes the following:
- a CDS encoding OmpW family outer membrane protein produces the protein MDIAMIAKGFSKGIITLIFTLSTLSTHAQDDWRDIEWGEFIVRFGLTYVQPNDEGTALKYRVLQQWDLYNSSWQIDTAHAWQISGVWRPSDRWGVELMHINGANYGTKLDNFTGNVGRNQIQLGDFSTTTTMVFGNWYFMDPSYRTRPYIGAGINYTNFHTVEISRQFNEYLLDSGLSVAPGSFNMGHSWDWGLQAGLDYSLDFRDWRYPVLLNLSTVYYLADTDATIDFPTELGRDRLYAHFDYNPWVINFGVGTKF
- a CDS encoding LysR family transcriptional regulator; translated protein: MPLTRAHARIGTVRQLEILLCVYELGNISAAARKLHLTQPSVSMQLAKLSDAVGLPLYYSVGRQLQFTEAGQTLVESAREILKSYEYLDLKLAQLRGLDTGSLQLAVVTTAKYFIPHLIGEFYQQHPRLDIHFRVGNRQQIIDYTGEDEDDFYVFSHPPKSQDLELVEFLPNRLLAIAPEKHPLASRKKISLQEFAGCQFLHREEGSGTRHAIEQFLRKRNVDLKLRMTIESNEAIKHAVMSGLGVSILSEHTLAFGGRAGLSILDIEELPIVTHWYLARRKSRPLSPAAQKFLEYARNLEKVPLGKLS
- a CDS encoding sodium-dependent bicarbonate transport family permease, translated to MQLDIVVGFFLLGAFAQLVRSDLRLPKGLYQSCVIFLLIAIGLKGGAALSAYSAATLVPQSLAVVAFGALLPLVAFPILRWIGKWSRVDAAATAAHYGSVSVATYAVAVALLQSQNIEYEAYFPLFVALLEVPAIIVGMLLARQSMGSSSKRRVFHEVTCNQGVLLLLGGIVIGAWAGERTASVMPLFGTLFHGILALFLLEMGRVAAARLADVRGQGAFLLSFGIFMPLIGGAAGGILGSLLGLSPGGIFLLAVLGSSASYIAVPAAMSVALPQANASVSITLSLAVTFPFNVLVAIPVYLALVQYWS
- the purE gene encoding 5-(carboxyamino)imidazole ribonucleotide mutase: MKPIPFEKVTIVMGSRSDWATMSNATKPLEELEVPFATAVVSAHRTPQRMVEFASRAHESGTEVIIAGAGGSAHLPGMIAALTPLPVIAVPVESRFMTGMDSLLSIVQMPRGVAVATQAVGASGAYNAGLMAAQMLSLADAELQKRLIAWRERQTEQVPITVE
- a CDS encoding 5-(carboxyamino)imidazole ribonucleotide synthase, with amino-acid sequence MSKRRVAIIGCGQLAQMMAQEGQPLGVEFSFLAENGENTDCVKGLGTIVEMEPGQDPEALYQALGRPEVITSEREQVSVDLLRSFQPFCPVYPDPHITEKAQHRLREKRALTDSGLPVAPFAAAQGEKELREAVDQLGYPAFIKSCENGYDGKNQWCVKSAADLDAAIPQAGDQECVVEAGVNFACEVSIIGARSASGEIKAYPLTENRHRNGTLLLSTAPYDNPELLKAAEGYLATLLKDWDYVGVLAVECFVSESGLIVNEVAPRVHNSGHWTFVGPEASQFANHIRAILDMPLGDTACPVPVAMVNMLGVDVAPKQDNDGVWLYGKALRPGRKMGHVILQDPDMDQLRERSEKMIEELYGEKI
- the mnhG gene encoding monovalent cation/H(+) antiporter subunit G: MTFDEIFIALIILVGSFFGFSAALGLLRMPDFYTRMSTSGKGATVCCGLLLAGVAILFSDAQVTARAIAAILFLLLTVPIGVHMIARAAYRAGTPMWRGTGSKIKFKNPMRNIQ
- a CDS encoding cation:proton antiporter — protein: MFLTIIDIHSPLVTVAINIASFLLLLALVMCFLRIALGPTLADRVVALDVLNILAVAYCALLAIASGQPVYLDAAIALALVAFLVSVAFARFIEKSGSRTVTHSHRGRDDI
- a CDS encoding Na+/H+ antiporter subunit E, with product MVCADGKCFHGELFLWLFDRFFGTSSISHTAWGTNLLYPPAALGSFIFFFLEELVLSSLRAAYEVFSPRLQSRPLVVRLPMERLDRNQIFILTNLISLTPGTMVLDVTPNNDALIVHTMFVSDPDTFREEIREGFEKRVKEAVS
- a CDS encoding Na+/H+ antiporter subunit D, whose amino-acid sequence is MSWLLALPFLIPIATALITFPARGRQYLCSAISILGCLTALCINLYILVLVESQGPQAGQMGDWQAPFGITLVADRLSAVMLLISAIVGLCVSLFAISDISEKRVKMGFHSFFQLLLAGVSGSFITGDLFNLYVWFEVMLIASFALLVLGGEKIQLDGGIKYVALNLVSTLLMLTSIGLLYGLTGTLNMAQLHISLAEVQNPVAISTLAVIFICAFGIKAAIFPLFFWLPASYHVPPVAVTAVFAGLLTKVGVYALIRTFTLIFPNDLEFTRDILLWAALLTMLTGVLGAAAHYEFRKILAFHIISQIGFLVLGLALNSPLALAGSVFYMVHNIVAKTNLFLISGTAQRLTGSYELNEIGGLYRSSPFLSTLFFIAAFSLAGFPPLSGFWAKLLLVKASLDQAAYIVAAVALITGALTLFSMSKIWAEAFWKPHPEEHCKNLYSLSGAERFQRLLPVILLALITLTLGFVPEPFIEYSLGAAGELLEPDDYLNAVLPGIVHSITDN
- a CDS encoding Na+/H+ antiporter subunit C; translated protein: MEAPLAVVVGILIATGVYLMLARHLLHYLFGLVLISNAANLAIFIAGRLTRASPPLVPKGQEAPQIIVANPLPQALILTAIVIGFGLLAFALALIAQAYRELGTLDVDSMRIAEPVKPKRKKAP
- a CDS encoding Na+/H+ antiporter subunit B, yielding MNSIILQTATRVLVALILVFSIYMLLRGHNYPGGGFIAGLIAASAFALFAMAWGMEAAQSALRIPPGTLAAWGVVIAGLSGLMALFWGDGPFSGQWFAMVGSKETGGIIISNVLFFDIGVYLTVLGAVLTLIFALEEAS
- the mbhE gene encoding hydrogen gas-evolving membrane-bound hydrogenase subunit E; protein product: MAGFPPFLGFIGKELKYEGALAVASEPALVGTAAIFANAVTVTVAGMVAIKPFFGPLAKDASRIRSAPPGLWISPIVLSAFGLTFGLAPDLVGGGLVEPALTAILGLPETIDLKLWHGINIPLLMSILTFVLGVIMYVNLKRMRAWLNWDFTHAPTSADLLWDKSLELLKAFAALQTRILQNGIMRRYLTVIFVTLSMALIYAFIHTGHFSLEYTAPRLNLKEWAAILLTVGGTFTAGIARKPLTAICALGALGVGIALIYLFFGAPDVAITQILVETLYLVLIAAILPRLPVFTPGKKEGFRPRDALLGATVGLLFTISILVVLQTPFESPVSEFYKEAAVPEAHGRNIVNVILVDFRALDTFGEIIVVFTAAVAAVTLLGHHLRRGKQ